CGACGCGCCAGCTCCAGCAGCGGGCGGGCGAGAACCAGGTGCCGAAGGCGGACCTCGCTTTCGTCTCCGGCACGGGCGGCGTGATGAGTGAGCAGGCGGCGCTGCTGCTGCAGGGAGACTGAGGATGACGATGATGGAGAAGCCGCTGCCTGTGCCGACGCCGACCTCGAGGCCTTTCTGGGAGGGGCTGCGCCAGCGCAAGGTGCTCCTGCAGCGCTGCCTTGACTGCGAGGTCTACGTCCACTATCCGCGGTCCAACTGCCCGAATTGCCTGGGCGCCAACCTCGAATGGCGGGAAGTCTCCGGCCTCGGGACTCTCTACACCTACACGATCGCGCGGCGGCCGACCGCGCCGCAGTTCCAGGACGAGACGCCTCAGAAGATCGCGGTCGTAGAGCTCGACGAAGGCCCGCGGCTGACGACGACACTCGTGAACGTCGACGAGGCCGCGATCAAGGTGGGCATGCGGGTGCGGCCCGTGTTCGAAGATGTCCAGGGGACAGAGGTGACGCTCCTTCGTT
The Dehalococcoidia bacterium DNA segment above includes these coding regions:
- a CDS encoding Zn-ribbon domain-containing OB-fold protein, which codes for MTMMEKPLPVPTPTSRPFWEGLRQRKVLLQRCLDCEVYVHYPRSNCPNCLGANLEWREVSGLGTLYTYTIARRPTAPQFQDETPQKIAVVELDEGPRLTTTLVNVDEAAIKVGMRVRPVFEDVQGTEVTLLRYEPA